Proteins found in one Stigmatopora nigra isolate UIUO_SnigA chromosome 15, RoL_Snig_1.1, whole genome shotgun sequence genomic segment:
- the grid2ipa gene encoding delphilin isoform X3, translating into MRRFLSRKGRFSLRQSKLGTRSASNHFFVGLPATNDNWPEAFGFRLGGGGPSYILSVAEGGSAFLAGLQPGDQVVDVEGQDVSDLSSPALVALARGLKTVPPSIGVVSRIQQMDIAPGPDGRFGFTLSGDGPLTVEECAADGSAARAGLRARDYVMEVDGVPVERHQMAAAMIGAARGRPLRLGVLSLPRRPKRLSSSMRVLSQSADAVGDARPRRAVDFDQKVEEVLASDPEAKERLLDALRRYAAHGDAQTLARALPDILVEPEQRRLVQSVRIFIPKKHRERFDEALSQSLAGDPRGRSFGRGQQRPGHSPGSARATSVPPALAEEGGASRGTRKTASLTAGRPGATNRRTVRVRRGNMSFGFTLRGHAPVWIDSVIPGSAADEAGLRAGDRIAFLNGLDMRTSSHEKVVSMLQGSGAAPTLVVEDGPPSWDGWEVEEGSGVPVGARSPALGSPALGSLRWVAEILPPSIRVQGLTFGQQLEHLLTVRERYAVCKALESFFQRRNVDALIVDVFPLLDTPAKQAIWQFVYQLLTYEEQERCRHKIARFLGLGAPVAAAAGGGPEDPHRRSSSVRVTGSAYGSGVRGRSSDDLMLGTRTGFHADWFSEAGTRLTPGERQSGDGTSLPETPNNLTNLSAVYAELENVYAARRSKSLKTRPPPAPETFLDTDTEAASRAATPTAPEAAYTGGGAGGSPVPTPTWPEAPLSPPASRRDSVESNPYVSLDSPPPPQVSDLPSSPPGARRAARRRYTFSEPPRSGDTNRFLDALSEQLGRRVAIVDDDFLTPENDYEEDACETAFPDEEEEEEDEEEENESGEDEEESGGLAAPEPSSPSEGQSSSGEEEEENASSLTYSSSSDHIPPPPVSPPPPPPVQFDDPPAPPPVPSQARERPGPGPQRPAGPYVPVRRKSGPPPPPPPRADPPPKRHSFHKAVPEREEERVRAAVREPRAYRERGSYGGGRGAYQELRRLVPERRSHREQMLEDGRPYEEQTSEEERRSRREQKLFRELRALEEQMLREQQVLRDGRERAFRHRRAFEAQLMIYQGHGSMPAQLPEGTPHSPPHSPPHSPPHSPPHSPPGQPHRSLPAELPDGSGRSPCGGTRPSRSAPPAHHPPPVPGEPGRQSPGAGPRPLRPFGEAWRDPGAHYSSSEIFPRTRRGETRCSSTELLHRSQPMLRRRPHHSSAELLREARPPTGGPQPRSVEPPGRSCAELPRQSRQPPPREASSPQGRRGPKIQRQARASWQGGRPAEASPQRPRSIQRVLSPLGAPGVLHIQHVVGPAPPPPPPPPPQEQRRQIPAIIQPAQQGRRCQPPLSTFRPLRPPSDLWPPPQRGPAQAAPPSGRPHSQPSQHLMRSQHRAAASESQPQSLPHSLSDPAGEAATAVAAAAPPPPPPPVVRPTLSRMESHHMSVKRLRWEQVEDSEGTIWGELGVASERDKLHDVVKYLDLETHFGTHKASPPLAEASEKKDAIEILSREKARGVSFLLARTMMSHGELRQALMCAGGARKLQPSHAKQLLLCAPDAEELRRYRLYAEEPGQLGQTDLFVLEMLSVPEYQTRLESLVFWDSLQEKTEELRGAYRRISQASSELRASQKLAKILEFVLAMGNYLSDSRPGGDRTTGFKINFLTELSTTKTLDGKSTFLHILVRSLRHHFPDVLDFAKDLSTVPLAAKGEVLEERKPDKTGHFCGVGGCAVRPRSQPDERGFGSQATPGKHPEDKGGLSENARHRRGPLRHGHEHFSGKQPPVGAVAGVPAAERLGGVRRDGLLLWRGRPRRPHRGLLWHLSAIHRHFPERSGRAAGGGRSRRPRVGLPAGPVASACWWGVDQSGDGGWSTLPMLKVANPEARINIRAHI; encoded by the exons ATGCGGCGCTTCCTCAGCAGAAAAGGTCGATTCTCCCTGCGCCAGAGCAAGTTGGGAACCCGCAGCGCTTCCAACCACTTCT TCGTGGGTCTCCCCGCCACCAACGACAACTGGCCCGAAGCTTTCGGCTTCCGGCTGGGCGGCGGCGGTCCCAGCTACATCCTGTCCGTGGCCGAGGGCGGCAGCGCCTTCCTGGCGGGCCTGCAACCGGGCGACCAGGTGGTGGACGTGGAGGGCCAGGACGTCAGCGACCTCAGCTCCCCGGCGTTGGTGGCCCTGGCCCGGGGCCTCAAGACGGTGCCGCCCAGCATCGGCGTGGTGTCCCGCATTCAACAG ATGGACATCGCTCCCGGTCCGGACGGCCGCTTCGGCTTCACCCTGTCCGGCGACGGCCCCCTGACGGTGGAGGAGTGCGCGGCCGACGGCTCGGCCGCCCGCGCCGGCCTCAGGGCCCGGGACTACGTGATGGAGGTGGACGGCGTGCCGGTGGAGCGTCACCAGATGGCGGCGGCCATGATCGGAGCGGCGCGCGGCCGCCCGCTGCGGCTGGGCGTGCTCAGCCTGCCGCGCCGCCCCAAGAGGCTGAGCAGCAGCATGAGGGTCCTCTCGCAGAGCGCCGACGCCGTCGGGGACGCTCGGCCGCGCCGGGCCGTCGACTTTGACCAGAAG GTGGAGGAAGTCCTGGCCTCGGACCCCGAGGCCAAGGAGCGCCTCTTGGACGCCTTGAGGCGCTACGCCGCCCACGGGGACGCCCAAACTCTGGCCCGGGCCCTGCCGGACATCCTGGTGGAGCCGGAGCAGCGGCGGCTGGTCCAAAGCGTCAG GATCTTCATTCCCAAGAAGCACCGGGAGCGTTTCGACGAGGCGCTTTCCCAGAGCCTGGCCGGCGATCCCAGGGGGCGGAGCTTCGGCCGAGGCCAACAACGCCCCGGACACTCGCCGGGGTCGGCGCGCGCCACCTCCGTGCCTCCAGCCCTGGCCGAGGAAGGCGGGGCTTCCCGCGGGACGAGGAAGACGGCGTCCTTGACGGCCGGACGCCCCGGCGCCACCAACCGCAG GACGGTGCGGGTGCGCAGGGGCAACATGAGCTTCGGTTTCACCCTGCGAGGACACGCCCCCGTGTGGATCGATTCCGTCATTCCCG GCAGCGCGGCGGACGAGGCGGGCCTGAGAGCGGGGGACCGCATCGCGTTCCTCAACGGCCTGGACATGAG GACCTCCTCCCACGAGAAGGTGGTGTCCATGCTGCAGGGAAGCGGCGCCGCGCCCACCCTGGTGGTGGAGGACGGCCCGCCCTCTTGGGACGGCTGGGAGGTGGAGGAGGGGAGCGGCGTCCCCGTCGGCGCCCGCTCCCCCGCCCTGGGCTCTCCCGCTCTGGGCTCCCTGCGCTGGGTGGCCGAGATCCTGCCCCCGAGCATCCGAGTCCAGGGCCTTACCTTCGGGCAGCAGCTGGAGCACCTGCTGACCGTCCGCGAGAGATACGCCGTCTGCAAAGCTCTGGAGAGCTTTTTCCAGCGCAG GAACGTGGACGCGCTGATCGTGGACGTCTTCCCGCTGCTGGATACGCCGGCCAAACAGGCCATCTGGCAGTTTGTGTACCAGCTGCTGACCTACGAGGAGCAGGAACGCTGCCGCCACAAAATCGCCCGCTTTCTGGGACTCGGCGCACCAG TGGCGGCCGCCGCCGGCGGCGGCCCAGAGGATCCCCATCGCCGCAGCAGCTCCGTGCGGGTGACGGGGAGCGCCTACGGGAGCGGCGTGAGGGGGCGCAGCTCGGACGACCTGATGCTCGGCACGCGCACGG GTTTCCACGCAGACTGGTTTTCGGAGGCGGGGACCAGGTTGACTCCGGGGGAAAGACAGTCGGGCGACGGTACCTCGCTCCCCGAGACCCCCAACAACCTGACAAAC CTGTCGGCCGTGTACGCCGAACTGGAGAACGTCTACGCGGCCAGGAGGTCCAAGTCCCTGAAGACGCGCCCTCCTCCCGCCCCCGAGACTTTCCTGGACACGGACACGGAGGCGGCCTCGCGCGCCGCCACCCCTACGGCGCCCGAGGCGGCGTACACAG GAGGCGGAGCCGGCGGGAGCCCCGTGCCCACTCCCACTTGGCCAGAGGCTCCCCTGAGCCCCCCCGCCAGCCGTCGGGACAGCGTGGAATCCAACCCCTACGTGAGCCTGGAcagtccgccgccgccgcaagTGTCCGATTTGCCCTCCAGTCCTCCGGGGGCGCGGCGCGCGGCCAGACGTCGCTACACTTTCTCCGAGCCGCCGCGCTCTGGAGACACGAATCGCTTCCTGGACGCGCTGAGCGAGCAGCTGGGCCGGCGAGTCGCCATCGTGGACGACGACTTCCTCACGCCCGAAAACGACTACGAAGAG GACGCCTGCGAGACGGCCTTCCcggacgaggaagaagaagaggaggatgaggaagaagagAACGAGTCGggggaggacgaagaagagaGCGGAGGATTGGCGGCTCCCGAGCCCAGCAGCCCGAGCGAGGGCCAGAGTAGCagcggggaggaggaggaggagaacgcCTCCTCCCTCACCTATTCCTCCTCCTCCGACCACATCCCCCCGCCACCCGTGAGTCCACCCCCGCCTCCCCCCGTTCAGTTCGACGACCCGCCGGCTCCTCCCCCCGTCCCGTCGCAAGCGCGGGAACGGCCGGGTCCCGGGCCCCAACGCCCGGCCGGGCCTTACGTGCCCGTGCGCCGAAAGTCTGGACCGCCTCCCCCGCCTCCTCCCCGCGCCGACCCGCCGCCCAAACGACACTCTTTCCATAAAGCGGTTCCGGAGAGGGAGGAGGAGCGGGTTCGGGCCGCCGTCAGAGAGCCGCGCGCCTATCGGGAGCGGGGGTCCTACGGAGGGGGGCGAGGGGCGTACCAAGAGCTACGGCGTCTTGTCCCCGAGCGCCGCTCTCACCGGGAGCAAATGTTGGAGGACGGACGGCCCTACGAGGAGCAGACGTCGGAGGAGGAGAGGCGATCCCGCCGGGAGCAAAAGCTCTTCCGGGAGCTGAGAGCGTTGGAAGAGCAAATGCTCCGAGAGCAGCAAGTCCTCCGAGACGGACGGGAGCGGGCCTTCCGCCACCGACGGGCCTTTGAGGCTCAACTGATGATCTACCAGGGGCACGGTTCCATGCCGGCCCAGCTCCCCGAGGGGACGCCCCACTCGCCGCCCCACTCGCCGCCCCACTCGCCGCCCCACTCGCCGCCCCATTCGCCGCCGGGGCAGCCGCACCGGTCCTTGCCGGCAGAACTCCCCGATGGCTCTGGCCGTTCCCCGTGTGGCGGGACGCGGCCGTCCCGCTCGGCCCCGCCGGCCCATCACCCGCCGCCCGTTCCCGGGGAGCCGGGGCGCCAAAGCCCCGGGGCCGGGCCGCGGCCCCTCCGTCCTTTCGGCGAGGCGTGGCGGGATCCCGGCGCCCACTACTCGTCCTCGGAGATCTTCCCCCGGACGCGGCGGGGCGAGACGCGGTGCTCCTCCACGGAACTCCTCCACCGGTCTCAGCCAATGCTGCGGAGGCGGCCTCACCACTCCTCGGCGGAACTCCTGCGGGAGGCCCGCCCCCCGACGGGGGGGCCCCAGCCCCGATCCGTGGAGCCGCCGGGCCGCTCCTGCGCCGAGCTCCCGCGCCAGTCCCGGCAGCCGCCGCCCCGGGAGGCGTCCTCGCCGCAGGGGCGCAGGGGTCCCAAGATCCAGCGGCAGGCCCGGGCGTCCTGGCAGGGGGGCCGGCCGGCGGAGGCGTCTCCCCAGAGGCCCCGTTCCATTCAGCGTGTCCTGAGCCCGTTGGGGGCCCCCGGCGTTCTCCACATCCAGCACGTGGTGGGCCcggcgcccccgccgccgccgcctccgccgccgcagGAGCAGCGGCGGCAGATTCCCGCCATCATCCAGCCGGCGCAACAAGGCCGGCGATGCCAGCCGCCGCTGTCCACGTTCCGGCCCCTCCGGCCGCCGTCGGATTTGTGGCCCCCGCCGCAGCGAGGGCCGGCCCAAGCGGCCCCCCCGAGCGGGCGTCCGCATTCCCAACCCTCCCAGCACTTGATGCGGTCGCAGCACAGAGCGGCGGCGAGCGAGAGTCAGCCCCAGTCGCTCCCCCACTCTCTGTCCGACCCCGCGGGGGAGGCGgcgacggcggtggcggcggcggcgccaccTCCGCCCCCCCCGCCCGTAGTCAGGCCGACTCTCTCCAGGATGGAGTCTCACCACATGAGTGTGAAGAGGTTGCGCTGGGAGCAGGTGGAAGACTCGGAAGGCACCATCTGGGGGGAG CTGGGCGTGGCTTCGGAGCGCGACAAACTGCACGACGTGGTGAAGTATTTGGATCTGGAAACGCACTTTGGGACACACAAGGCTTCCC CGCCGTTGGCGGAGGCCTCCGAGAAGAAGGACGCCATTGAGATCCTGTCCCGCGAGAAGGCCCGCGGCGTCT CCTTCCTGCTGGCCCGCACAATGATGTCCCACGGAGAGCTGCGTCAGGCGCTGATGTGCGCCGGCGGCGCCCGCAAACTCCAGCCCTCTCACGCCAAGCAGCTCCTGCTGTGCGCTCCCGACGCGGAAGAGCTCCGAAGATATCGCCTCTACGCCGAGGAGCCGGGCCAACTGGGCCAGACGGACCTCTTTGTGCTGGAG ATGTTGTCCGTGCCCGAGTACCAGACGCGTCTGGAAAGCCTGGTGTTCTGGGACTCGCTGCAGGAGAAGACGGAAGAGCTGAGGGGGGCCTACCGCCGCATCAGCCAGGCCTCCTCCGAGCTCAGGGCCAGCCAAAAGCTGGCCAAGATCTTAGAG TTTGTGTTGGCCATGGGGAACTACTTGAGCGACAGCCGGCCCGGAGGCGACAGGACCACCGGCTTCAAGATCAACTTTTTGACGGAG TTGAGCACGACCAAGACGCTGGACGGCAAATCCACCTTCCTGCACATTCTGGTGCGCTCCCTGCGCCATCACTTTCCCGACGTGCTGGATTTCGCCAAAGACCTGAGCACGGTTCCGCTGGCGGCCAAAGGTGAGGTGTTGGAGGAAAGAAAGCCCGACAAGACCGGTCATTtttgtggggtgggggggtgcgCCGTCCGTCCCCGCAGTCAACCAGATGAGCGTGGCTTCGGAAGTCAAGCAACTCCAGGGAAGCATCCAGAAGATAAGGGCGGCCTGTCAGAAAATGCCCGCCACCGCCGAGGACCGCTTCGCCACGGTCATGAGC ACTTTTCTGGAAAACAGCCACCCGTCGGTGCAGTCGCTGGAGTCCCTGCAGCAGAGCGCCTTGGAGGAGTTCGGCGCGACGGCCTCCTACTTTGGCGAGGACGGCCCCGCCGTCCGCACCGAGGCCTTCTTTGGCATCTTTCGGCAATTCATAGACACTTTCCAG AGCGTTCTGGGCGAGCAGCTGGCGGCGGAAGATCCCGCCGGCCCCGGGTGGGCCTCCCCGCCGGCCCGGTAGCCTCCGCGTGCTGGTGGGGCGTAGACCAGAGTGGAGACGGTGGGTGGAGCACGCTGCCAATGCTGAAGGTGGCCAATCCAGAGGCTAGAATAAATATCAGAGCCCATATTTAG
- the grid2ipa gene encoding delphilin isoform X1, whose amino-acid sequence MRRFLSRKGRFSLRQSKLGTRSASNHFFVGLPATNDNWPEAFGFRLGGGGPSYILSVAEGGSAFLAGLQPGDQVVDVEGQDVSDLSSPALVALARGLKTVPPSIGVVSRIQQMDIAPGPDGRFGFTLSGDGPLTVEECAADGSAARAGLRARDYVMEVDGVPVERHQMAAAMIGAARGRPLRLGVLSLPRRPKRLSSSMRVLSQSADAVGDARPRRAVDFDQKVEEVLASDPEAKERLLDALRRYAAHGDAQTLARALPDILVEPEQRRLVQSVRIFIPKKHRERFDEALSQSLAGDPRGRSFGRGQQRPGHSPGSARATSVPPALAEEGGASRGTRKTASLTAGRPGATNRRTVRVRRGNMSFGFTLRGHAPVWIDSVIPGSAADEAGLRAGDRIAFLNGLDMRTSSHEKVVSMLQGSGAAPTLVVEDGPPSWDGWEVEEGSGVPVGARSPALGSPALGSLRWVAEILPPSIRVQGLTFGQQLEHLLTVRERYAVCKALESFFQRRNVDALIVDVFPLLDTPAKQAIWQFVYQLLTYEEQERCRHKIARFLGLGAPVAAAAGGGPEDPHRRSSSVRVTGSAYGSGVRGRSSDDLMLGTRTGTLRRLLFAGSLGSPRPIAAAPPHSGFHADWFSEAGTRLTPGERQSGDGTSLPETPNNLTNLSAVYAELENVYAARRSKSLKTRPPPAPETFLDTDTEAASRAATPTAPEAAYTGGGAGGSPVPTPTWPEAPLSPPASRRDSVESNPYVSLDSPPPPQVSDLPSSPPGARRAARRRYTFSEPPRSGDTNRFLDALSEQLGRRVAIVDDDFLTPENDYEEDACETAFPDEEEEEEDEEEENESGEDEEESGGLAAPEPSSPSEGQSSSGEEEEENASSLTYSSSSDHIPPPPVSPPPPPPVQFDDPPAPPPVPSQARERPGPGPQRPAGPYVPVRRKSGPPPPPPPRADPPPKRHSFHKAVPEREEERVRAAVREPRAYRERGSYGGGRGAYQELRRLVPERRSHREQMLEDGRPYEEQTSEEERRSRREQKLFRELRALEEQMLREQQVLRDGRERAFRHRRAFEAQLMIYQGHGSMPAQLPEGTPHSPPHSPPHSPPHSPPHSPPGQPHRSLPAELPDGSGRSPCGGTRPSRSAPPAHHPPPVPGEPGRQSPGAGPRPLRPFGEAWRDPGAHYSSSEIFPRTRRGETRCSSTELLHRSQPMLRRRPHHSSAELLREARPPTGGPQPRSVEPPGRSCAELPRQSRQPPPREASSPQGRRGPKIQRQARASWQGGRPAEASPQRPRSIQRVLSPLGAPGVLHIQHVVGPAPPPPPPPPPQEQRRQIPAIIQPAQQGRRCQPPLSTFRPLRPPSDLWPPPQRGPAQAAPPSGRPHSQPSQHLMRSQHRAAASESQPQSLPHSLSDPAGEAATAVAAAAPPPPPPPVVRPTLSRMESHHMSVKRLRWEQVEDSEGTIWGELGVASERDKLHDVVKYLDLETHFGTHKASPPLAEASEKKDAIEILSREKARGVSFLLARTMMSHGELRQALMCAGGARKLQPSHAKQLLLCAPDAEELRRYRLYAEEPGQLGQTDLFVLEMLSVPEYQTRLESLVFWDSLQEKTEELRGAYRRISQASSELRASQKLAKILEFVLAMGNYLSDSRPGGDRTTGFKINFLTELSTTKTLDGKSTFLHILVRSLRHHFPDVLDFAKDLSTVPLAAKGEVLEERKPDKTGHFCGVGGCAVRPRSQPDERGFGSQATPGKHPEDKGGLSENARHRRGPLRHGHEHFSGKQPPVGAVAGVPAAERLGGVRRDGLLLWRGRPRRPHRGLLWHLSAIHRHFPERSGRAAGGGRSRRPRVGLPAGPVASACWWGVDQSGDGGWSTLPMLKVANPEARINIRAHI is encoded by the exons ATGCGGCGCTTCCTCAGCAGAAAAGGTCGATTCTCCCTGCGCCAGAGCAAGTTGGGAACCCGCAGCGCTTCCAACCACTTCT TCGTGGGTCTCCCCGCCACCAACGACAACTGGCCCGAAGCTTTCGGCTTCCGGCTGGGCGGCGGCGGTCCCAGCTACATCCTGTCCGTGGCCGAGGGCGGCAGCGCCTTCCTGGCGGGCCTGCAACCGGGCGACCAGGTGGTGGACGTGGAGGGCCAGGACGTCAGCGACCTCAGCTCCCCGGCGTTGGTGGCCCTGGCCCGGGGCCTCAAGACGGTGCCGCCCAGCATCGGCGTGGTGTCCCGCATTCAACAG ATGGACATCGCTCCCGGTCCGGACGGCCGCTTCGGCTTCACCCTGTCCGGCGACGGCCCCCTGACGGTGGAGGAGTGCGCGGCCGACGGCTCGGCCGCCCGCGCCGGCCTCAGGGCCCGGGACTACGTGATGGAGGTGGACGGCGTGCCGGTGGAGCGTCACCAGATGGCGGCGGCCATGATCGGAGCGGCGCGCGGCCGCCCGCTGCGGCTGGGCGTGCTCAGCCTGCCGCGCCGCCCCAAGAGGCTGAGCAGCAGCATGAGGGTCCTCTCGCAGAGCGCCGACGCCGTCGGGGACGCTCGGCCGCGCCGGGCCGTCGACTTTGACCAGAAG GTGGAGGAAGTCCTGGCCTCGGACCCCGAGGCCAAGGAGCGCCTCTTGGACGCCTTGAGGCGCTACGCCGCCCACGGGGACGCCCAAACTCTGGCCCGGGCCCTGCCGGACATCCTGGTGGAGCCGGAGCAGCGGCGGCTGGTCCAAAGCGTCAG GATCTTCATTCCCAAGAAGCACCGGGAGCGTTTCGACGAGGCGCTTTCCCAGAGCCTGGCCGGCGATCCCAGGGGGCGGAGCTTCGGCCGAGGCCAACAACGCCCCGGACACTCGCCGGGGTCGGCGCGCGCCACCTCCGTGCCTCCAGCCCTGGCCGAGGAAGGCGGGGCTTCCCGCGGGACGAGGAAGACGGCGTCCTTGACGGCCGGACGCCCCGGCGCCACCAACCGCAG GACGGTGCGGGTGCGCAGGGGCAACATGAGCTTCGGTTTCACCCTGCGAGGACACGCCCCCGTGTGGATCGATTCCGTCATTCCCG GCAGCGCGGCGGACGAGGCGGGCCTGAGAGCGGGGGACCGCATCGCGTTCCTCAACGGCCTGGACATGAG GACCTCCTCCCACGAGAAGGTGGTGTCCATGCTGCAGGGAAGCGGCGCCGCGCCCACCCTGGTGGTGGAGGACGGCCCGCCCTCTTGGGACGGCTGGGAGGTGGAGGAGGGGAGCGGCGTCCCCGTCGGCGCCCGCTCCCCCGCCCTGGGCTCTCCCGCTCTGGGCTCCCTGCGCTGGGTGGCCGAGATCCTGCCCCCGAGCATCCGAGTCCAGGGCCTTACCTTCGGGCAGCAGCTGGAGCACCTGCTGACCGTCCGCGAGAGATACGCCGTCTGCAAAGCTCTGGAGAGCTTTTTCCAGCGCAG GAACGTGGACGCGCTGATCGTGGACGTCTTCCCGCTGCTGGATACGCCGGCCAAACAGGCCATCTGGCAGTTTGTGTACCAGCTGCTGACCTACGAGGAGCAGGAACGCTGCCGCCACAAAATCGCCCGCTTTCTGGGACTCGGCGCACCAG TGGCGGCCGCCGCCGGCGGCGGCCCAGAGGATCCCCATCGCCGCAGCAGCTCCGTGCGGGTGACGGGGAGCGCCTACGGGAGCGGCGTGAGGGGGCGCAGCTCGGACGACCTGATGCTCGGCACGCGCACGGGTACGCTCCGCCGCCTGCTTTTTGCTGGCTCGCTGGGCTCGCCCAGGCCGATCGCCGCTGCCCCCCCCCACTCAGGTTTCCACGCAGACTGGTTTTCGGAGGCGGGGACCAGGTTGACTCCGGGGGAAAGACAGTCGGGCGACGGTACCTCGCTCCCCGAGACCCCCAACAACCTGACAAAC CTGTCGGCCGTGTACGCCGAACTGGAGAACGTCTACGCGGCCAGGAGGTCCAAGTCCCTGAAGACGCGCCCTCCTCCCGCCCCCGAGACTTTCCTGGACACGGACACGGAGGCGGCCTCGCGCGCCGCCACCCCTACGGCGCCCGAGGCGGCGTACACAG GAGGCGGAGCCGGCGGGAGCCCCGTGCCCACTCCCACTTGGCCAGAGGCTCCCCTGAGCCCCCCCGCCAGCCGTCGGGACAGCGTGGAATCCAACCCCTACGTGAGCCTGGAcagtccgccgccgccgcaagTGTCCGATTTGCCCTCCAGTCCTCCGGGGGCGCGGCGCGCGGCCAGACGTCGCTACACTTTCTCCGAGCCGCCGCGCTCTGGAGACACGAATCGCTTCCTGGACGCGCTGAGCGAGCAGCTGGGCCGGCGAGTCGCCATCGTGGACGACGACTTCCTCACGCCCGAAAACGACTACGAAGAG GACGCCTGCGAGACGGCCTTCCcggacgaggaagaagaagaggaggatgaggaagaagagAACGAGTCGggggaggacgaagaagagaGCGGAGGATTGGCGGCTCCCGAGCCCAGCAGCCCGAGCGAGGGCCAGAGTAGCagcggggaggaggaggaggagaacgcCTCCTCCCTCACCTATTCCTCCTCCTCCGACCACATCCCCCCGCCACCCGTGAGTCCACCCCCGCCTCCCCCCGTTCAGTTCGACGACCCGCCGGCTCCTCCCCCCGTCCCGTCGCAAGCGCGGGAACGGCCGGGTCCCGGGCCCCAACGCCCGGCCGGGCCTTACGTGCCCGTGCGCCGAAAGTCTGGACCGCCTCCCCCGCCTCCTCCCCGCGCCGACCCGCCGCCCAAACGACACTCTTTCCATAAAGCGGTTCCGGAGAGGGAGGAGGAGCGGGTTCGGGCCGCCGTCAGAGAGCCGCGCGCCTATCGGGAGCGGGGGTCCTACGGAGGGGGGCGAGGGGCGTACCAAGAGCTACGGCGTCTTGTCCCCGAGCGCCGCTCTCACCGGGAGCAAATGTTGGAGGACGGACGGCCCTACGAGGAGCAGACGTCGGAGGAGGAGAGGCGATCCCGCCGGGAGCAAAAGCTCTTCCGGGAGCTGAGAGCGTTGGAAGAGCAAATGCTCCGAGAGCAGCAAGTCCTCCGAGACGGACGGGAGCGGGCCTTCCGCCACCGACGGGCCTTTGAGGCTCAACTGATGATCTACCAGGGGCACGGTTCCATGCCGGCCCAGCTCCCCGAGGGGACGCCCCACTCGCCGCCCCACTCGCCGCCCCACTCGCCGCCCCACTCGCCGCCCCATTCGCCGCCGGGGCAGCCGCACCGGTCCTTGCCGGCAGAACTCCCCGATGGCTCTGGCCGTTCCCCGTGTGGCGGGACGCGGCCGTCCCGCTCGGCCCCGCCGGCCCATCACCCGCCGCCCGTTCCCGGGGAGCCGGGGCGCCAAAGCCCCGGGGCCGGGCCGCGGCCCCTCCGTCCTTTCGGCGAGGCGTGGCGGGATCCCGGCGCCCACTACTCGTCCTCGGAGATCTTCCCCCGGACGCGGCGGGGCGAGACGCGGTGCTCCTCCACGGAACTCCTCCACCGGTCTCAGCCAATGCTGCGGAGGCGGCCTCACCACTCCTCGGCGGAACTCCTGCGGGAGGCCCGCCCCCCGACGGGGGGGCCCCAGCCCCGATCCGTGGAGCCGCCGGGCCGCTCCTGCGCCGAGCTCCCGCGCCAGTCCCGGCAGCCGCCGCCCCGGGAGGCGTCCTCGCCGCAGGGGCGCAGGGGTCCCAAGATCCAGCGGCAGGCCCGGGCGTCCTGGCAGGGGGGCCGGCCGGCGGAGGCGTCTCCCCAGAGGCCCCGTTCCATTCAGCGTGTCCTGAGCCCGTTGGGGGCCCCCGGCGTTCTCCACATCCAGCACGTGGTGGGCCcggcgcccccgccgccgccgcctccgccgccgcagGAGCAGCGGCGGCAGATTCCCGCCATCATCCAGCCGGCGCAACAAGGCCGGCGATGCCAGCCGCCGCTGTCCACGTTCCGGCCCCTCCGGCCGCCGTCGGATTTGTGGCCCCCGCCGCAGCGAGGGCCGGCCCAAGCGGCCCCCCCGAGCGGGCGTCCGCATTCCCAACCCTCCCAGCACTTGATGCGGTCGCAGCACAGAGCGGCGGCGAGCGAGAGTCAGCCCCAGTCGCTCCCCCACTCTCTGTCCGACCCCGCGGGGGAGGCGgcgacggcggtggcggcggcggcgccaccTCCGCCCCCCCCGCCCGTAGTCAGGCCGACTCTCTCCAGGATGGAGTCTCACCACATGAGTGTGAAGAGGTTGCGCTGGGAGCAGGTGGAAGACTCGGAAGGCACCATCTGGGGGGAG CTGGGCGTGGCTTCGGAGCGCGACAAACTGCACGACGTGGTGAAGTATTTGGATCTGGAAACGCACTTTGGGACACACAAGGCTTCCC CGCCGTTGGCGGAGGCCTCCGAGAAGAAGGACGCCATTGAGATCCTGTCCCGCGAGAAGGCCCGCGGCGTCT CCTTCCTGCTGGCCCGCACAATGATGTCCCACGGAGAGCTGCGTCAGGCGCTGATGTGCGCCGGCGGCGCCCGCAAACTCCAGCCCTCTCACGCCAAGCAGCTCCTGCTGTGCGCTCCCGACGCGGAAGAGCTCCGAAGATATCGCCTCTACGCCGAGGAGCCGGGCCAACTGGGCCAGACGGACCTCTTTGTGCTGGAG ATGTTGTCCGTGCCCGAGTACCAGACGCGTCTGGAAAGCCTGGTGTTCTGGGACTCGCTGCAGGAGAAGACGGAAGAGCTGAGGGGGGCCTACCGCCGCATCAGCCAGGCCTCCTCCGAGCTCAGGGCCAGCCAAAAGCTGGCCAAGATCTTAGAG TTTGTGTTGGCCATGGGGAACTACTTGAGCGACAGCCGGCCCGGAGGCGACAGGACCACCGGCTTCAAGATCAACTTTTTGACGGAG TTGAGCACGACCAAGACGCTGGACGGCAAATCCACCTTCCTGCACATTCTGGTGCGCTCCCTGCGCCATCACTTTCCCGACGTGCTGGATTTCGCCAAAGACCTGAGCACGGTTCCGCTGGCGGCCAAAGGTGAGGTGTTGGAGGAAAGAAAGCCCGACAAGACCGGTCATTtttgtggggtgggggggtgcgCCGTCCGTCCCCGCAGTCAACCAGATGAGCGTGGCTTCGGAAGTCAAGCAACTCCAGGGAAGCATCCAGAAGATAAGGGCGGCCTGTCAGAAAATGCCCGCCACCGCCGAGGACCGCTTCGCCACGGTCATGAGC ACTTTTCTGGAAAACAGCCACCCGTCGGTGCAGTCGCTGGAGTCCCTGCAGCAGAGCGCCTTGGAGGAGTTCGGCGCGACGGCCTCCTACTTTGGCGAGGACGGCCCCGCCGTCCGCACCGAGGCCTTCTTTGGCATCTTTCGGCAATTCATAGACACTTTCCAG AGCGTTCTGGGCGAGCAGCTGGCGGCGGAAGATCCCGCCGGCCCCGGGTGGGCCTCCCCGCCGGCCCGGTAGCCTCCGCGTGCTGGTGGGGCGTAGACCAGAGTGGAGACGGTGGGTGGAGCACGCTGCCAATGCTGAAGGTGGCCAATCCAGAGGCTAGAATAAATATCAGAGCCCATATTTAG